A single region of the Bacteroidales bacterium genome encodes:
- a CDS encoding FAD-dependent oxidoreductase, with translation MNIKDVLSPFTAWKRVAKDPVTVKDPFNDRPGAERYRGFHKNDVDVCIGCGTCEDICENEAIDLVPYKDPVDGDSGLRPRIDYGRCCWCALCVDVCTTNSLTLSNEYTWVATDAEEFRYTPGVDKKDWDENEKGWKKPEGNYEFYGLKRVEMEHLHPEERSDSFIEMVKGYSKEQAQKEADRCVECGICTATCPAHMGIPEYIKAVRNDDIEEGMRVLYETNPLPEICGRICTHKCETVCSIGHKGDPLSIRWLKRYIADQIPSDKYKDILDTNDIENNDKKIAIIGSGPSGLSAAHYLAKMGYNITIFEQFAKAGGMMRYGIPEYRLPYDQIDKDINYILSLGVDIKYNTRIGDDITLEQLGKDYDAVFSGTGLHLGRSTGIPGSDNEHVYFSTDMLNKITAGEEIEVAESIVVIGGGNVAMDITRSLARMQKVKYGKVNIIATSLEKEDVMPADREEVVEAREEGAIINPGWAPQSIEIKDGVPTGLHVVQCNSLFDETGRFNPQCSMDVKEFWPGVQIIESIGQGMDLTYISDEFKENIEFGPRGRVQTNEYFQTGVKWFFMGGDIIQGPDVIHGIANGHKAAIGIDNFIQGIDFKAAK, from the coding sequence ATGAATATAAAAGATGTTTTAAGTCCGTTTACCGCCTGGAAAAGGGTTGCTAAGGATCCGGTTACTGTTAAAGATCCTTTTAACGATCGTCCGGGAGCTGAACGCTATCGTGGTTTCCATAAAAATGATGTGGATGTCTGTATAGGTTGTGGTACTTGTGAAGATATTTGTGAGAATGAGGCTATTGATTTGGTTCCTTATAAAGATCCTGTTGATGGAGATAGTGGTTTGCGCCCTCGTATCGATTATGGCCGTTGTTGCTGGTGTGCACTTTGTGTTGATGTATGTACTACTAATTCTTTGACTTTGTCCAATGAATATACGTGGGTGGCAACAGATGCTGAAGAGTTTAGATATACCCCCGGTGTTGATAAAAAAGACTGGGATGAAAATGAAAAAGGCTGGAAAAAACCTGAAGGTAATTATGAATTCTACGGTTTGAAAAGAGTTGAAATGGAACACCTTCATCCTGAAGAAAGAAGCGATTCTTTTATAGAAATGGTGAAAGGTTATTCCAAAGAACAAGCTCAAAAAGAAGCAGATCGTTGTGTGGAATGTGGTATTTGTACTGCAACTTGTCCTGCACATATGGGTATTCCTGAATATATCAAAGCTGTTCGTAATGACGATATAGAAGAAGGAATGCGTGTTCTTTATGAAACGAACCCATTACCCGAAATTTGTGGACGTATTTGTACTCATAAATGTGAAACCGTTTGCTCTATCGGGCATAAAGGAGATCCTTTATCCATCCGTTGGTTGAAACGTTATATTGCCGACCAAATTCCAAGTGATAAGTATAAAGATATCCTTGATACTAACGATATAGAAAATAACGATAAGAAAATTGCTATTATCGGTTCTGGTCCTTCGGGATTATCTGCTGCTCACTATCTTGCTAAAATGGGATATAATATTACTATTTTCGAGCAATTTGCTAAAGCAGGAGGTATGATGCGTTATGGTATTCCTGAGTATCGTTTGCCTTACGATCAGATTGATAAGGATATTAATTATATACTTTCCTTAGGTGTAGATATTAAATATAATACCCGTATTGGTGATGATATTACCCTTGAGCAATTAGGAAAAGACTATGATGCTGTATTTTCCGGAACAGGTTTGCATTTAGGTCGTTCTACCGGAATTCCGGGATCAGATAATGAGCATGTTTATTTTTCAACAGATATGCTAAATAAGATTACTGCCGGTGAAGAAATTGAAGTAGCAGAATCTATTGTTGTAATTGGTGGAGGTAATGTTGCTATGGATATTACACGTTCTTTAGCTCGTATGCAAAAAGTAAAATACGGTAAAGTAAATATTATTGCAACATCTTTAGAAAAAGAAGATGTTATGCCTGCCGATAGGGAAGAAGTTGTTGAAGCTCGTGAAGAAGGTGCTATTATCAACCCCGGTTGGGCTCCTCAATCTATCGAGATTAAAGATGGTGTTCCAACAGGTTTGCATGTTGTTCAATGTAATTCTCTATTTGATGAAACCGGACGTTTTAATCCCCAATGTTCAATGGATGTAAAAGAATTCTGGCCTGGTGTTCAGATTATTGAGTCTATTGGTCAGGGTATGGATTTAACATATATCTCCGATGAATTTAAAGAGAATATTGAATTTGGTCCACGTGGACGTGTTCAAACAAATGAATACTTTCAAACAGGTGTTAAATGGTTCTTTATGGGTGGCGATATTATTCAAGGTCCTGATGTAATTCATGGTATTGCCAACGGTCATAAAGCGGCTATTGGTATCGATAATTTTATTCAGGGAATAGATTTTAAAGCAGCAAAATAA
- a CDS encoding NADH-quinone oxidoreductase subunit C, translated as MIDLIKDIESRFETSDYIQKLDHLAFITVEKEQAIALVTYLRDYRKYTDLTLLTAVDWLEDGVFQLTYLLNNPTDLTEIGVRVMIDRENATMESAHHLWENMMTYQRELREMFGIDFPGSPRLEEPFILEGWDDLPPYRRDFKTKEYAEKTYFPRPGRQSNDPATYMKSKMYPND; from the coding sequence ATGATAGATTTAATTAAAGATATAGAAAGTCGTTTTGAGACTTCGGATTATATCCAGAAGCTTGATCATTTGGCTTTTATTACTGTAGAGAAAGAGCAGGCCATCGCTTTAGTTACCTATTTGCGCGATTATCGTAAATATACCGACCTTACACTTTTAACTGCTGTTGACTGGCTCGAAGATGGTGTTTTTCAGTTGACTTATCTGTTGAATAATCCAACGGACTTAACCGAAATTGGTGTTCGTGTTATGATTGATCGCGAAAATGCAACTATGGAGTCTGCTCACCATTTGTGGGAAAATATGATGACTTATCAGCGTGAATTAAGGGAAATGTTTGGTATTGATTTTCCGGGAAGTCCACGCTTAGAAGAACCCTTTATATTGGAAGGCTGGGATGATTTACCACCATATCGTCGTGATTTTAAAACCAAGGAATATGCGGAAAAAACATACTTCCCACGTCCTGGTCGTCAATCAAACGATCCTGCAACTTATATGAAATCTAAAATGTACCCTAACGATTAA
- the nuoB gene encoding NADH-quinone oxidoreductase subunit NuoB gives MNKHKFEDLDVDKFLAPENEKRSVVAPDGSTVEIDPLKDYFCQDRPEVLKPKSGPVEKFLNWARAESLWVLGFGTGCGSIEIPPLVTPRFDMFRYGVQMRPTPRQSNVFIISGYLAVKTLKRVIRTYEQMPSPKYIMALGSCTINGGMYYDSYNTINRLDAYLPVDVYVAGCMPRPEALLAGFVKLKELIKAGKAEKANEYAENFDWYKANQKKIIKDWNMPDYNW, from the coding sequence ATGAATAAACATAAATTTGAGGACTTGGATGTAGACAAATTCCTTGCTCCTGAAAATGAAAAACGCTCAGTTGTTGCTCCTGACGGAAGCACAGTAGAAATTGACCCATTAAAAGATTATTTTTGTCAAGACCGTCCTGAAGTATTAAAACCAAAAAGTGGTCCTGTTGAAAAATTTCTAAACTGGGCTCGTGCCGAAAGTTTATGGGTACTTGGATTTGGAACAGGCTGTGGAAGTATAGAGATTCCACCCTTGGTAACTCCTCGTTTTGATATGTTCCGCTATGGAGTGCAAATGCGTCCTACACCTCGTCAATCAAATGTTTTTATAATATCAGGTTATCTTGCCGTAAAAACATTGAAACGTGTTATTCGTACTTACGAACAAATGCCAAGTCCTAAATATATTATGGCTCTTGGTAGTTGCACGATAAACGGAGGTATGTATTACGACAGTTATAATACCATTAATCGTTTGGATGCTTATTTACCTGTTGATGTGTATGTTGCAGGTTGTATGCCTCGCCCGGAAGCATTATTAGCTGGTTTTGTTAAACTAAAAGAGCTTATCAAAGCTGGTAAAGCCGAAAAAGCTAATGAGTATGCTGAAAATTTCGATTGGTATAAAGCTAATCAGAAGAAAATTATTAAGGATTGGAATATGCCGGATTACAACTGGTAA
- a CDS encoding NADH-quinone oxidoreductase subunit H has protein sequence MGLFIVLNWGMLMSSTMRRIGARVAGRYGIPWYQPWIDLTKLYSLRTQLTHGTMFYIGPVFRLMGGVGMFLFIPMIFGNEHWSNYSFSSDLIIILYFQFFGMLGMALGASESGQPYSAIGISRGLSQFTTIEVPMTLAIIALAIQYNTLSFSEIVAAQQGGITHWTMWTNPLATAAAMLSLLGAFGHSPFNLVKAPNEIPIGPPTEYHGTFLGVLRTNGAILHVAEAALFMNLFFGGATSWFELIIKTFLIYFWSVFVGTVFPRFRIEQSVRWFLKIPTILGILAIIILL, from the coding sequence TTGGGGTTATTTATTGTTTTAAACTGGGGAATGCTTATGAGTTCAACAATGCGTCGAATTGGAGCACGTGTTGCTGGTAGATATGGTATTCCTTGGTATCAGCCTTGGATTGATTTAACAAAACTTTACTCATTACGTACACAGCTTACACATGGAACAATGTTCTATATTGGACCTGTATTTCGTTTAATGGGTGGTGTAGGAATGTTCTTATTCATTCCTATGATTTTTGGAAACGAACATTGGTCAAACTACAGCTTTTCTAGTGACTTAATAATCATCCTTTATTTTCAATTTTTCGGAATGTTAGGTATGGCTCTTGGTGCTAGTGAAAGTGGACAACCTTATTCTGCTATTGGTATTAGTCGTGGATTATCTCAGTTTACAACTATTGAAGTTCCTATGACTTTGGCAATAATTGCTCTGGCAATTCAATACAATACTTTATCGTTTTCTGAAATTGTAGCTGCTCAACAAGGTGGTATTACTCATTGGACTATGTGGACAAATCCACTTGCTACGGCTGCCGCCATGTTAAGTCTTTTAGGCGCCTTTGGTCATTCACCATTTAATTTAGTTAAAGCACCAAATGAAATCCCAATTGGTCCTCCAACAGAGTATCATGGAACATTTTTGGGCGTGCTTAGAACTAATGGTGCAATTTTACACGTTGCGGAAGCAGCCTTATTTATGAACCTTTTCTTTGGTGGTGCTACCTCTTGGTTCGAATTAATTATTAAAACATTCCTGATCTATTTCTGGTCGGTATTTGTTGGAACCGTATTTCCTCGCTTTCGAATTGAACAAAGTGTGCGTTGGTTCCTCAAAATCCCCACTATTCTCGGGATATTGGCCATCATAATATTATTGTAG